The Geotalea uraniireducens Rf4 genome window below encodes:
- a CDS encoding glycosyltransferase domain-containing protein — MCGIVGGIAIEQNRLDKATKRPGSATVDMAPLKIAVYTCITQGYDSLKIPLSVDKRLAYFCFTDTPHSVMPPWEFRPIDLKGLSPKDQNRYIKMHPHEFLPGYDVTVYVDGSIQIVGDLYELICAALHSPEDIFLYQHPLRNCVYAEAAKCAHYSLDWIWIIASQMRRYSKIGYPVGNGLFEANVIIRKTTLCMRRFMDEWWSEYRSGAKRDQLSLPFIAWRLGILLGSLGKSDPRFGQQYFQLVKHTSVMQGLKFNIRKVINRTIATLITYKKLFGLKTGSISGTNTAKKNF, encoded by the coding sequence ATGTGTGGCATTGTTGGTGGTATAGCTATCGAACAGAACCGGCTTGATAAGGCAACTAAACGACCAGGGTCGGCAACGGTGGATATGGCGCCATTGAAGATTGCCGTCTATACGTGTATTACGCAAGGCTACGATTCGTTGAAAATCCCGCTATCCGTAGACAAGCGTCTTGCATATTTTTGTTTTACGGATACCCCCCATAGCGTGATGCCGCCATGGGAGTTTCGTCCCATCGACCTGAAGGGGCTTTCACCAAAGGACCAGAACCGTTACATCAAGATGCATCCCCATGAATTCTTGCCGGGTTATGACGTCACCGTATATGTCGATGGTAGTATTCAAATCGTTGGGGATTTGTATGAATTGATTTGCGCAGCTCTGCATTCACCAGAAGATATTTTTTTATATCAACACCCGCTGAGAAACTGTGTTTATGCCGAAGCTGCTAAATGTGCGCACTATTCGCTCGATTGGATATGGATCATTGCGTCACAGATGCGCAGATACAGTAAGATAGGATATCCTGTCGGAAACGGCCTGTTTGAGGCAAATGTGATCATAAGGAAAACTACTCTTTGTATGCGCCGCTTCATGGACGAGTGGTGGAGTGAATACCGCTCCGGAGCGAAACGTGACCAGTTATCGCTTCCATTTATCGCGTGGAGGTTGGGCATTTTGTTAGGGTCTTTAGGTAAAAGCGACCCACGATTTGGTCAGCAATATTTCCAACTCGTTAAGCATACTTCAGTAATGCAAGGTTTGAAATTCAATATACGGAAAGTCATAAATAGGACCATTGCAACATTGATAACGTATAAAAAACTATTTGGTCTCAAAACTGGCTCTATCTCTGGCACAAATACAGCGAAGAAAAACTTCTAA
- a CDS encoding class I SAM-dependent methyltransferase codes for MIDSVHLEDVSCPLGCPKNDEFVLSGRDLLHDLPGTFTIVKCRTCGLMRTNPRPTQETIGFYYPDDYGPYLGTRVQQTGPKQTSGIKKLLKPVVKRLFNFNTEALPPLSPGRLLEVGCASGAFLHRMAGQGWQVEGIEFSDKAALAATRLGYYVHAGPLETAPEPRQPFDLIVGWMVLEHLHDPIGGLQKLCEWAKPGACLALSVPNAGSLEFRLFKEKLYALHLPNHLYHFTPETLRQVLEAGGWALENIHHQRLLSNLLASTGYVLRDRGYTRLGQKLIDFPKRAGKWHFALYPLAWLLSAFGQTGRMTIWARKQA; via the coding sequence ATGATCGACTCCGTTCATCTGGAAGACGTCTCCTGCCCCCTCGGTTGTCCGAAGAACGATGAATTCGTGCTCAGCGGGCGCGACCTGCTCCACGACCTGCCCGGTACTTTCACCATCGTCAAATGCCGCACCTGCGGCCTGATGCGTACCAATCCCCGTCCGACACAGGAAACAATTGGCTTCTATTACCCCGATGACTATGGCCCTTACCTGGGCACCCGTGTGCAGCAGACTGGGCCCAAACAAACTTCCGGCATTAAAAAACTGCTCAAACCCGTGGTCAAACGACTGTTCAACTTCAACACCGAGGCATTGCCGCCGCTTTCTCCGGGGCGGTTGCTGGAAGTGGGATGTGCCTCCGGGGCTTTCCTGCATCGGATGGCCGGGCAAGGATGGCAGGTGGAGGGGATCGAGTTTTCCGACAAGGCGGCACTTGCCGCAACCCGGCTTGGCTATTACGTTCATGCCGGACCCCTGGAAACGGCTCCTGAACCCCGTCAGCCTTTTGATCTCATCGTCGGCTGGATGGTGCTGGAACACCTGCACGATCCGATCGGCGGCCTTCAAAAGCTGTGCGAATGGGCCAAACCCGGCGCCTGCCTGGCGCTGTCGGTGCCAAATGCCGGTTCGCTGGAGTTTCGCCTTTTCAAAGAAAAATTATACGCACTGCACTTGCCTAATCATCTTTACCACTTCACCCCCGAAACCTTAAGGCAAGTTCTGGAGGCTGGCGGTTGGGCACTGGAGAATATCCACCACCAGCGGTTGTTGAGCAACCTGCTTGCCAGCACCGGCTATGTTTTACGTGACAGGGGCTATACCAGGCTGGGGCAGAAACTCATCGATTTTCCGAAACGGGCCGGAAAGTGGCACTTTGCGCTATATCCGCTGGCCTGGTTGCTCAGTGCTTTCGGTCAGACCGGCCGCATGACAATCTGGGCGAGAAAACAGGCATGA
- a CDS encoding class I SAM-dependent methyltransferase — protein MINEDFSARNKIQDVGRWYITRFVKYVAESLPENASLLDAGAGECVYKRFFSNCNYKAIDLAVGERRWNYANLDYVAPLHDMPIEDGTFDAVLCTQVLEHLEWPRESVKEMYRVLKPDGKLFMTVPMAHPEHQGPHDFFRYTSYGLESICKHAGFREIKITPFGGRWVRWAYELPRGLSIFPPAGLRSNNPNVVGIVIYPVKFVAQMIVRLLQTIFLWLDRFDNKKDDPFGWSCEAVK, from the coding sequence ATGATAAATGAGGACTTTTCAGCGAGAAATAAAATACAGGATGTCGGCAGATGGTATATAACCCGTTTCGTGAAGTATGTTGCGGAGAGCCTGCCGGAGAATGCCTCCCTGTTGGATGCCGGTGCGGGAGAGTGTGTTTACAAAAGGTTTTTTTCCAATTGCAACTATAAAGCAATCGACTTAGCCGTGGGTGAACGCCGCTGGAACTATGCCAACCTCGATTACGTCGCTCCCTTGCATGACATGCCCATCGAAGATGGCACCTTCGATGCAGTGCTGTGCACCCAGGTGCTTGAGCATCTGGAATGGCCCCGTGAAAGCGTCAAGGAGATGTACCGTGTCCTCAAACCCGACGGAAAGCTTTTCATGACGGTGCCGATGGCACATCCCGAACATCAGGGTCCCCATGACTTTTTCAGATATACGTCCTATGGGCTTGAATCCATATGCAAGCATGCTGGTTTTCGGGAGATCAAGATAACTCCATTTGGAGGACGTTGGGTCCGCTGGGCATACGAGCTACCGAGGGGACTGTCGATTTTCCCTCCTGCGGGGCTTCGCAGCAACAATCCCAACGTCGTTGGAATCGTGATTTACCCTGTCAAATTCGTTGCGCAAATGATTGTACGCTTGTTGCAAACAATATTCTTGTGGCTGGACAGGTTCGACAACAAAAAGGACGATCCATTTGGCTGGTCTTGTGAGGCAGTAAAATGA
- a CDS encoding EpsG family protein: MNQSNKSKTLLQNNCWLMVANILKASNIEIICIVVFGTILIATAGLQLFGPSADYYAYQEMVIDKTNVKLDTVEFAFRALLWINDILFGSDFQTFLVMFAILGVSIKLFALLKYSKIPLLSLILYAFSYYLLHEYIQIRAGVATGIFLLALSDLAKGDAKRYFLKALLAILFHWSSVVLLPLYFIVRYVKIGMFYLLPFIGILLFINGVNVDLVTPEALLPIEWLSNYYVAHSGQQEEIKAFNLISISHVGLFLFVAVLYLRSKEIIDEFDLVLFKIFSISLFLFFFLSSFQLPVIAFRLNEYLNVVLLLLIPAIVCQSDDKLVMSILFIFYFMLYAYHLIFNVQAIPDLLIFFQII; encoded by the coding sequence ATGAATCAATCAAATAAGAGCAAGACACTTCTACAAAATAACTGTTGGTTGATGGTTGCCAATATTCTCAAAGCGAGCAATATAGAAATAATCTGTATTGTTGTTTTTGGCACCATATTGATCGCAACTGCAGGGTTGCAACTATTTGGTCCGAGTGCTGATTACTACGCCTACCAAGAGATGGTGATAGATAAGACTAATGTGAAGTTGGACACAGTAGAGTTCGCTTTCAGAGCATTGCTATGGATAAATGACATCTTATTCGGCTCTGATTTTCAAACATTTCTTGTAATGTTTGCAATACTTGGGGTTAGCATTAAGCTTTTTGCATTACTAAAGTACTCGAAGATTCCTCTTTTAAGTTTGATCCTATATGCATTTTCATACTACCTCCTGCACGAATATATTCAGATTCGTGCAGGAGTGGCAACGGGTATTTTTTTACTCGCGCTTTCCGATCTCGCGAAAGGTGATGCTAAGAGGTACTTCCTAAAAGCGCTCTTGGCAATACTGTTCCATTGGAGCTCTGTAGTGTTGCTTCCTCTATATTTTATAGTTCGATATGTAAAAATAGGAATGTTCTATTTATTGCCTTTTATTGGGATACTCCTCTTTATAAATGGCGTCAATGTGGATTTAGTCACACCGGAGGCGTTATTACCAATTGAGTGGCTGAGTAACTATTACGTAGCTCATTCTGGGCAACAAGAAGAAATAAAGGCATTCAATCTAATCAGTATTTCTCATGTGGGGCTTTTTTTATTTGTTGCTGTCTTGTATTTAAGAAGTAAAGAAATAATTGATGAGTTTGATTTGGTGTTGTTCAAAATATTTTCAATTTCGTTGTTTCTGTTTTTTTTCTTGTCATCATTTCAATTGCCAGTCATAGCTTTCAGGCTAAATGAATATTTAAACGTTGTATTGCTTTTATTGATTCCGGCAATTGTGTGTCAATCCGATGATAAACTAGTAATGTCTATATTGTTTATATTTTACTTCATGCTTTACGCATATCATTTGATTTTTAATGTTCAAGCTATCCCTGACCTACTTATTTTTTTTCAAATTATTTGA
- a CDS encoding methyltransferase domain-containing protein: MNHSLSEPAECPICKVGSLVISYRATPLDYSGNHDYPILICSQCGYGKTGEIKQQPPNLYAGGCYDVREKAWHRLIKPLLSALEQGKLCYLGVNKEILGKKLLEIGCGKGRFLEVAKKHGVQVYGIEPSPRSFAFASDRLGSSVSPIGLKKIDEAPSFPSKFDYVMLWHVLEHLSDPGSVLSKIKEKLESDGRVVIAVPNFASFQARLGKSDWYHLDPPRHMHHFTPQSLHTLVVAKGYEVKKIFFNSLYQNFVGDLITLINKILPGNNVVFNGLRINRAYLDRFGAWGAWAMFIFGSALSLLIALPVLLFTLFSQLIGRSGTMVVIIKPTK, from the coding sequence ATGAATCACTCTTTATCTGAACCGGCGGAGTGTCCAATCTGTAAAGTTGGCTCGCTAGTAATAAGCTATCGTGCCACTCCACTTGACTACAGTGGCAACCATGACTATCCAATTCTTATTTGCTCTCAATGTGGTTATGGCAAAACAGGTGAGATTAAGCAACAACCACCCAATTTGTACGCGGGCGGTTGTTACGATGTACGAGAGAAAGCGTGGCACAGGTTAATTAAGCCTTTGCTGTCAGCATTAGAACAAGGAAAGCTTTGCTACTTGGGAGTCAACAAAGAGATTCTTGGCAAGAAACTGCTTGAAATTGGGTGTGGCAAAGGACGCTTTTTGGAAGTCGCCAAGAAACACGGGGTTCAAGTTTATGGAATTGAACCATCGCCGCGCAGTTTTGCCTTTGCTTCTGACCGATTAGGTAGCTCCGTTTCACCAATTGGGCTTAAGAAAATTGATGAGGCACCATCATTCCCGAGCAAATTCGACTACGTAATGCTCTGGCATGTATTGGAGCACTTAAGTGATCCTGGTTCAGTTCTGTCCAAAATCAAGGAAAAACTGGAATCAGATGGTCGAGTGGTAATTGCCGTGCCCAACTTTGCAAGTTTCCAAGCGCGACTTGGAAAGTCTGATTGGTACCACTTAGATCCACCCCGCCACATGCATCATTTTACTCCACAAAGTCTGCACACTTTAGTTGTCGCAAAAGGTTATGAAGTCAAAAAAATATTCTTCAATTCCCTCTATCAGAACTTTGTTGGCGATCTAATTACACTCATCAATAAAATTTTGCCTGGCAATAATGTAGTTTTCAATGGATTAAGAATTAATCGCGCATATCTGGATCGCTTTGGTGCTTGGGGGGCTTGGGCGATGTTCATATTTGGTTCAGCACTGAGCCTATTAATTGCGCTTCCAGTGCTTTTATTTACTTTGTTTAGTCAGCTAATTGGTAGGTCTGGCACAATGGTTGTGATTATTAAACCAACAAAGTAG
- a CDS encoding glycosyltransferase family 2 protein has protein sequence MNPLPKVSIVIPTYGQQDCVSHAISSALAQSYPNLEVIVVDDASPDQTAEKVAAYRDPRLRYIRNTQNLGRVKNYRRALYELATGEWVVNLDGDDFYIDVDFISKAVELAYSEPGIVIVSARRNVVTATGTREPLLLDTTILSGKEALLRYHDQRYHFSHLATLYHRPSALACDFYRMDVISSDWESLLRLALTGKVAYLDRVVGCWNLHGGNASLINCWRDMVNNLGIWESIYQTATAVEIPPKALGRARNATLLPIAYRDLSLIFKGGAVLDAFRYLHHGFPILKTTVVLRILVHPYVWVKSGINIFRRIVQRIAC, from the coding sequence ATGAATCCACTCCCTAAAGTATCAATAGTAATCCCGACTTATGGGCAGCAGGACTGTGTATCTCATGCGATTTCAAGCGCGCTGGCTCAAAGCTATCCAAACCTCGAAGTGATCGTGGTTGATGACGCTTCTCCTGATCAAACTGCTGAGAAGGTTGCCGCATACCGCGATCCCAGGTTGCGCTATATACGTAATACTCAAAATCTTGGTCGGGTGAAGAATTATCGTCGTGCTTTGTACGAATTGGCTACGGGAGAATGGGTCGTCAATCTTGACGGAGACGATTTTTATATTGATGTTGATTTTATCAGCAAGGCGGTAGAACTTGCGTACAGTGAACCCGGCATCGTGATCGTCTCGGCTCGACGGAATGTAGTAACGGCAACGGGTACGCGCGAACCTTTACTCCTGGATACGACCATACTATCCGGCAAAGAGGCCTTATTACGATACCATGATCAACGCTATCACTTTTCACATCTGGCTACCTTGTACCATCGGCCCAGTGCGTTAGCCTGTGACTTTTATCGAATGGATGTCATCAGTTCCGATTGGGAATCCCTGTTGCGCCTGGCGCTAACAGGCAAAGTCGCATATCTCGACCGTGTCGTCGGCTGTTGGAATTTACATGGAGGCAATGCCAGCCTTATTAATTGCTGGCGGGATATGGTCAACAACCTTGGGATTTGGGAGTCGATTTACCAGACTGCCACTGCTGTCGAAATACCGCCGAAAGCTCTTGGGCGTGCGCGAAATGCCACTCTTCTACCCATAGCTTACCGTGATCTTTCCCTGATATTTAAAGGGGGAGCGGTTTTAGATGCTTTTAGATATCTGCACCATGGATTCCCCATATTGAAGACAACCGTTGTGTTGAGAATACTTGTCCATCCATATGTTTGGGTAAAATCGGGGATCAATATTTTCAGACGCATAGTGCAAAGGATTGCCTGCTAA
- a CDS encoding glycosyltransferase family 2 protein — protein MKLLIAATLGALLHNSISLCFNDRYEMKDIGYEDICDVEFMSGSFMFCRTDALTAVGGFDDRYFMYLEDADLSRKIQQAGYRTVYFPTAKVTHLWERASYKSLQMTWIHIRSAIAYFNKWGWKFL, from the coding sequence TTGAAATTGCTAATCGCCGCTACACTTGGCGCATTGTTGCACAACAGTATTTCGCTTTGCTTCAATGACCGCTACGAGATGAAAGATATTGGCTACGAGGATATTTGTGATGTGGAGTTCATGTCTGGCAGCTTCATGTTTTGCCGCACCGATGCGCTTACGGCGGTCGGCGGGTTCGACGACCGATACTTCATGTATTTAGAGGATGCTGATTTAAGCAGAAAGATCCAACAGGCCGGCTACCGGACCGTCTATTTTCCCACCGCAAAGGTAACACACTTATGGGAACGGGCATCGTACAAGAGCCTGCAAATGACCTGGATACATATACGAAGTGCTATTGCATACTTCAACAAGTGGGGTTGGAAATTTTTGTGA
- a CDS encoding lipid II flippase MurJ — translation MKLSIQLGFLSAANIGLAFVFQWYVLVKLGPGVETDALFAGMTIPQLVLAVISGSLMHVLVPLLSGESEDRLRHDTWGFFVLIGGIFALLAVLLYMAAPWWVPLTVPGFNETGQSLTVTLTRIQLVGMVFTAINGVQWAAYHARQQFLWAEFTPILVSAFALLLLIWALPRFGVIAAAWISTLRMGLQTLLLAPGMGRPVRPDLRCPSVRQAWQRIKPLLLGTAYYKTDPLVDRILLSTAGSGSLSLYYLAQQIYGAVSQVLNKAFAAPLVPALSRLHKAGDKAGFRRAYHRKLVQVGAISLVGLLVLGLLGQTVLSLLVGHGNVSAGNVRELWWIMVWLSGMFAGGVMGQISSSSYFALGDTSTPTRLGICSYTFYVPAKIALYYYFGVFGLAFATSLFFVVNLFLQHHFLKTNHFNFLYGEVLCDDK, via the coding sequence ATGAAACTCTCGATTCAACTCGGCTTCCTTTCCGCTGCCAACATCGGCCTCGCCTTTGTTTTTCAGTGGTATGTTCTTGTCAAACTGGGGCCGGGAGTAGAGACCGACGCGCTTTTTGCCGGCATGACGATCCCCCAGCTCGTATTGGCGGTCATCAGCGGATCGCTCATGCATGTCCTCGTGCCGCTTCTTTCGGGAGAAAGCGAAGATCGTCTCCGCCATGACACTTGGGGATTTTTCGTCCTTATTGGCGGTATATTCGCACTGTTGGCAGTTCTTCTTTATATGGCGGCACCCTGGTGGGTGCCCCTTACTGTGCCAGGCTTCAACGAGACCGGCCAAAGTCTCACGGTAACGCTTACCCGCATCCAACTCGTCGGCATGGTCTTTACGGCGATCAATGGCGTGCAATGGGCCGCCTACCACGCCAGGCAACAGTTTTTGTGGGCAGAATTCACCCCGATCCTGGTCAGTGCTTTTGCCTTGCTCCTGTTGATCTGGGCGCTCCCCCGTTTCGGGGTTATCGCGGCTGCCTGGATCAGCACCCTGCGCATGGGCCTGCAAACCCTGTTGCTTGCCCCCGGCATGGGGCGTCCGGTTCGCCCCGACCTGAGATGCCCTTCTGTCCGGCAAGCCTGGCAGCGCATCAAACCCCTGCTGCTGGGGACAGCCTATTACAAGACCGACCCGCTGGTGGACCGCATTCTGCTCTCCACCGCCGGCAGTGGCAGCCTGTCATTATATTACCTGGCTCAGCAGATTTATGGTGCGGTCAGCCAGGTGCTCAACAAGGCTTTCGCTGCCCCATTGGTACCGGCGCTGAGTCGGCTCCACAAGGCGGGGGACAAGGCGGGCTTTCGGCGTGCCTATCACCGGAAACTGGTGCAGGTCGGCGCAATCAGCCTCGTCGGACTTCTGGTGCTGGGGCTTTTGGGGCAGACAGTACTGAGCCTGCTGGTGGGACACGGTAATGTGAGCGCCGGCAATGTTCGGGAATTATGGTGGATCATGGTCTGGCTCTCCGGCATGTTTGCCGGTGGTGTAATGGGACAGATATCGTCATCATCGTATTTCGCGCTCGGCGACACGTCAACACCAACACGCCTGGGGATATGCAGCTATACATTCTATGTTCCGGCAAAAATTGCTCTGTATTATTACTTTGGCGTATTTGGCCTCGCGTTTGCCACCAGCCTGTTCTTTGTCGTAAACCTTTTTCTCCAACACCATTTTCTGAAAACCAACCACTTCAATTTTTTGTATGGGGAAGTACTTTGTGATGATAAATGA
- a CDS encoding family 20 glycosylhydrolase encodes MRNSLCIKACVFISLLIFCRGGFAMQSVPNLTNQIAAERTPKDVGNTAHALRVLHFPLGELSLIDAKHWVDKAATARFNAIVLMIWGGVKLNSSPWATIKYPLTPADLAEWAAYTKGKGLDVIIGVQLLSHQEFFLQETRPELMFNHITYDPRKAEVQKIVFAVLDEVIDLAHPKAIHIGHDEVFNPSELKKWRGVDEKALPAKLFLQDVLQIHAHLKKRGVETWMWGDMLISPDEFPDMNPENLNGVIPGYGKLLRAKIPKDIVICDWHYRPSQGFPSIDTFRREGFRVMGATWENQQTIQSFSRYAKEHNAYGMMATIWYDALINPDKVERIIRISGEAFANTK; translated from the coding sequence ATGCGTAATTCACTTTGTATTAAAGCATGTGTATTCATCAGCCTGTTAATATTCTGTCGGGGCGGTTTTGCTATGCAAAGTGTTCCTAATTTAACGAATCAAATTGCAGCAGAAAGAACACCTAAGGATGTAGGAAACACTGCTCATGCGCTGCGGGTGTTACACTTTCCGCTTGGGGAGTTATCTTTAATCGATGCCAAGCATTGGGTAGATAAGGCCGCGACAGCACGTTTTAATGCAATTGTGCTGATGATTTGGGGTGGAGTTAAGCTGAATTCCTCCCCTTGGGCAACCATTAAGTATCCATTGACTCCCGCTGACCTTGCGGAATGGGCCGCATATACAAAAGGAAAAGGGCTTGATGTTATCATCGGTGTGCAATTGCTTTCCCATCAAGAGTTTTTTCTTCAGGAGACACGTCCTGAACTCATGTTTAACCATATAACATATGACCCACGTAAAGCAGAGGTACAGAAGATCGTTTTTGCCGTTCTTGATGAAGTGATTGACCTGGCACACCCCAAGGCAATTCATATTGGACACGATGAAGTATTTAATCCATCAGAACTTAAGAAATGGCGTGGCGTGGATGAAAAAGCGTTGCCCGCAAAACTTTTTTTGCAAGACGTGTTACAAATTCATGCGCACTTGAAGAAACGCGGTGTTGAAACTTGGATGTGGGGTGATATGTTGATTTCTCCAGATGAGTTTCCAGATATGAACCCAGAAAATCTTAATGGCGTAATACCCGGTTACGGAAAGTTGTTAAGAGCAAAGATCCCCAAGGACATTGTAATTTGTGATTGGCATTATCGCCCTAGTCAGGGATTCCCATCAATAGATACATTTCGCCGTGAGGGTTTTCGGGTAATGGGTGCGACTTGGGAAAACCAACAAACGATACAAAGTTTTAGTCGCTATGCTAAGGAACATAACGCATATGGAATGATGGCTACGATTTGGTACGACGCACTTATTAATCCTGACAAGGTTGAGCGCATTATACGCATATCTGGTGAAGCGTTTGCTAATACCAAATAA
- a CDS encoding glycosyltransferase family 2 protein, whose amino-acid sequence MISTDALIWAGVITYHPDLVKLKNLVNILEIQVDKIIVFNNGGCLDKDICKLFQGSNFEIIGCGENVGIAKALNEICRLAAQNLADYVVTFDQDSLPGDVFVNGLHDFIVTLSDSNKNVAAVGPVFVDERGSTEVLPVFQAGCWWVKKIDPLSGNHAAINASMLITSGMLLKISAWEKIGKFREDLFIDHVDTEWCLRALNREFELFVCPSVIMQHEISEEAPKRLFGRLVLKYSPIRRYYAFRNTSVLILGKYTPCGIRIYFLTTLCYRFFINLLVDKNMIRSLKAMLTGVVHGVIGKMGRR is encoded by the coding sequence ATGATTAGTACTGATGCTTTGATATGGGCAGGAGTCATTACTTATCATCCCGATTTGGTTAAACTAAAAAACCTAGTTAATATACTCGAAATTCAAGTTGATAAAATAATTGTTTTCAATAATGGGGGCTGCCTTGATAAAGATATATGTAAGCTTTTCCAAGGGAGCAATTTCGAAATTATTGGCTGCGGTGAAAACGTTGGTATAGCCAAGGCTCTCAATGAAATTTGTCGACTTGCCGCTCAAAATTTAGCTGATTATGTTGTAACCTTTGATCAAGATAGTTTACCCGGCGATGTTTTTGTTAATGGTTTACATGACTTTATTGTAACGCTTTCTGATTCAAACAAAAACGTTGCTGCTGTTGGCCCTGTATTTGTTGATGAGCGAGGTAGCACGGAAGTCCTTCCAGTTTTTCAAGCAGGATGTTGGTGGGTAAAAAAGATAGATCCTTTAAGTGGGAATCATGCTGCAATCAATGCAAGTATGTTGATAACCTCTGGAATGCTATTAAAAATTTCTGCATGGGAAAAAATTGGGAAATTTCGAGAGGATTTATTTATCGATCATGTAGACACTGAATGGTGTTTACGAGCACTTAATCGTGAGTTTGAGCTTTTTGTATGCCCCTCGGTGATTATGCAACACGAAATATCTGAAGAAGCCCCTAAACGGTTGTTTGGCAGATTGGTATTAAAGTATTCACCAATACGCCGCTATTATGCTTTTCGAAATACATCCGTCCTTATTCTGGGGAAATATACTCCCTGTGGAATTCGGATTTATTTTCTGACTACACTTTGCTATCGGTTTTTCATTAATTTACTTGTTGATAAAAACATGATTAGAAGTCTAAAAGCAATGTTGACTGGTGTGGTTCATGGTGTTATCGGAAAAATGGGCAGGCGGTGA
- a CDS encoding DUF1972 domain-containing protein: protein MLIPNKSIAIIGTVGVPANYGGFETLTENLVRYHDASSLHDPIMVYCSSRSYPSREQSFLSAQLKYIPLNANGMQSIPYDIWSFFSAVWNRSDVILLLGVSGAISLPLVRLFSSARIITNIDGIEWRREKWRGLAKRFLRFSEKMAVHFSHEVIADNGAIAEYVKQTYGVDSHVIAYGGDHAVAVEAAAVDEYNLPESFAFSVCRIEPENNVHVILDAFSRLDAHNLVMVGNWNNSEYGSTIRERYSACNNLFLLDPIYDMGKLKTLRSRASFYVHGHSAGGTNPALVEAMHFGKPVLAFDCDFNRSTAEDKAFFFKSSDDLVRLMETMKMDVAERVGSDMVEIANRRYTWRIVAQQYFALLQ from the coding sequence TTGCTAATACCAAATAAAAGCATCGCCATTATTGGTACAGTGGGTGTGCCGGCCAATTATGGGGGCTTTGAGACACTGACTGAAAACCTTGTCCGATACCATGACGCATCATCGTTGCATGATCCAATCATGGTTTACTGTAGCAGCAGAAGCTATCCATCAAGAGAGCAATCTTTTCTTTCTGCGCAGCTCAAATACATCCCGCTCAATGCCAATGGTATGCAGAGCATTCCTTATGACATCTGGTCGTTTTTCTCTGCGGTTTGGAATCGCAGCGATGTGATTCTGCTGTTGGGTGTGTCGGGTGCGATCTCGCTGCCGTTGGTTCGGCTTTTCTCATCGGCGCGGATCATTACCAATATTGACGGCATTGAGTGGCGCCGTGAAAAGTGGCGAGGCTTGGCCAAGCGTTTCTTGCGCTTCTCGGAAAAGATGGCAGTGCATTTTTCGCACGAGGTGATAGCCGATAACGGGGCGATTGCCGAATACGTGAAGCAGACTTATGGAGTGGATAGTCATGTGATCGCCTACGGCGGCGATCATGCTGTGGCAGTTGAAGCGGCGGCGGTGGATGAATATAATTTGCCTGAAAGTTTTGCCTTTTCGGTTTGTCGTATTGAGCCGGAAAACAATGTGCATGTCATTCTTGATGCGTTTTCCAGGCTGGATGCGCATAACTTGGTAATGGTGGGTAACTGGAACAACAGCGAGTATGGCAGTACGATTCGCGAACGATATTCTGCTTGCAATAATCTTTTTTTACTCGATCCGATCTACGATATGGGCAAGCTCAAGACGCTACGCTCGCGAGCATCGTTTTATGTACACGGGCACTCTGCAGGCGGCACAAATCCTGCGCTGGTAGAGGCGATGCATTTTGGCAAGCCTGTGCTAGCGTTTGACTGTGACTTTAATCGTAGTACAGCGGAAGACAAGGCGTTTTTTTTTAAGAGTAGCGACGATTTGGTGCGACTAATGGAAACGATGAAGATGGACGTGGCCGAGAGAGTTGGGAGCGATATGGTTGAAATTGCTAATCGCCGCTACACTTGGCGCATTGTTGCACAACAGTATTTCGCTTTGCTTCAATGA